One Malania oleifera isolate guangnan ecotype guangnan chromosome 9, ASM2987363v1, whole genome shotgun sequence DNA segment encodes these proteins:
- the LOC131163638 gene encoding mediator of RNA polymerase II transcription subunit 15a-like isoform X2 has protein sequence MDGNNWRPAAQTQASAAAPAQAQAHAQAEPPTTMDAGDWRTQLRPDSRQRIVNKIMDTLKRHIPFSGQEGLHELKKFAVRFEEKTYSAATNQNEAHVISLLDLASWIKQ, from the exons ATGGATGGTAATAATTGGAGGCCTGCTGCTCAAACTCAAGCTTCAGCTGCAGCTCCAGCTCAAGCTCAAGCTCATGCTCAAGCTGAGCCACCGACCACCATGGACGCGGGCGATTGGAGGACCCAATTACGACCTGATTCACGGCAAAGGATTGTCAACAAGAT AATGGATACTTTAAAGAGGCATATTCCCTTTTCAGGCCAAGAAGGGTTGCATGAACTGAAGAAATTTGCTGTCAGGTTTGAGGAAAAGACATATTCTGCAGCGACAAACCAG AATGAAgctcacgtaatctcgctgcTTGATCTAGCGAGTTGGATCAAGCAatga